The following proteins are co-located in the Vigna angularis cultivar LongXiaoDou No.4 chromosome 2, ASM1680809v1, whole genome shotgun sequence genome:
- the LOC108329312 gene encoding uncharacterized protein LOC108329312 isoform X1 — MKGKNRRSGGGVHMEYLIHIQEIKPWPPSQSLRSLRSVLIQWENGERASGSTALVSPSLGPSSVAGEGKLEFNESFKLPVTLSRDMSIRNSTAEVFQKNCLEFHLYETRRDKTVKGQLLGTAIIDLADCGVLRETLSIRTPLNCQRNYRNMDQPLLFVQIEPVEKSHPRSSLKDSLSKVEPKDNNGNESVSSLMNGEYAEEAEVASFTDDDVSSHSSAAAVTTSSDVSSHSSVAAVTTSTESSACMPPEQENGPNGSLQNSGANDKGYHPLASETRVEKLNVMEQDAHETLERSSSYVSSMDVFSEVGSPVNGHTSNISIPHNRSVTTPKQVASFNADSSSPSLEENSKSRFRSSEHENLDQEGSEKVANCREKGTGVQINSNESDFDIYSGNITSVGRDYLDNNPRFGLETKDNLSERSEEVDKSLQEGGSDAYYSSIEDKDGNESLHFDELYLVEDESMVQYAKDQALVGSNLYFLGGSDNGMKGSFMKNERLKHVKSVRSSADSVRSIGPLGNNHHAEVKENGVNGDVQNNGGNIQSSDRKDAKVYPREARNAILDSKIEQMENKIKMLEGELREAAAIEAALFSVVSEHGSSMSKVHAPARRLSRLYLHACKENLQARRVGAARSAVSGLVLVAKACGNDVPRLTFWLSNSIVLRTIISKTTKDVTTSNTSGSRTKRKNGEVKVGKVTQPLIWRGFSPRKNDYMAFENGGIGNWDDPNVFTSALEKVEAWIFSRIVESIWWQSLTPCMQNSDAKVTRKDSSKNYKNMSGSCDQDKENLSLDIWKNAFREACERLCPIRAGGHECGCLSVLPRLIMEQCVARLDVAMFNAILRESDDGIPTDPVSDPIGDPKVLPIPPGKLSFGSGAQLKTAIGNWSRWLTDLFGLDDDDSHDRDDDDLDSNDGSQNSSFKSFHLLNALSDLLMLPKDMLLNASIRKEVCPMFTAPLIMRILDNFVPDEFCPDPIPDDVFEALDSQQDDLDDGNESINNFPCIATPIAYSPPPATTITSITGEIGSESQLRRSKSSIVRKSYTSDDELDELNYPLSLILNSGSAPASTKSNCKWKESRDESAIRFELLRDVWMNSE, encoded by the exons ATGAAAGGAAAGAACAGGAGAAGTGGTGGTGGTGTCCATATGGAATACCTAATTCACATTCAGGAGATAAAGCCTTGGCCCCCTTCGCAATCTCTCAGATCACTTCGTTCTGTATTGATACAATGGGAGAATGGTGAACGCGCTTCAGGGTCTACTGCTCTTGTTTCCCCTTCTCTCGGTCCTAGTTCTGTTGCTGGTGAAGGAAAGCTCGAGTTTAATGAATCATTTAAGCTTCCTGTAACTCTGTCAAGGGATATGTCTATCAGAAATAGTACTGCTGAGGTGTTCCAAAAGAATTGCTTGGAGTTCCACTTGTACGAGACTCGAAGAGACAAAACTGTTAAAGGGCAGTTACTGGGGACTGCCATCATAGACTTGGCAGATTGTGGTGTACTAAGAGAGACTTTGAGCATTCGTACACCATTGAACTGCCAGAGGAACTACAGAAACATGGATCAGCCACTTTTGTTCGTTCAAATTGAGCCTGTTGAAAAGAGTCACCCTAGATCTTCTTTGAAAGACAGCTTGTCAAAGGTGGAGCCAAAGGACAATAATGGCAATGAATCTGTATCATCATTGATGAATGGAGAGTATGCTGAGGAAGCTGAGGTTGCCTCTTTTACTGATGATGATGTTTCCTCTCATTCATCTGCGGCTGCAGTCACTACTTCCTCTGATGTTTCCTCTCATTCATCTGTGGCTGCAGTCACTACTTCCACTGAGTCTAGCGCATGTATGCCTCCTGAACAGGAG AATGGACCAAATGGATCATTGCAAAACAGTGGTGCAAATGACAAGGGGTATCATCCCTTGGCCTCAGAGACAAGAGTTGAGAAGTTGAATGTGATGGAGCAAGATGCACATGAGACACTGGAGAGGAGTTCTTCCTATGTGTCATCCATGGATGTGTTCTCAGAAGTTGGGAGTCCAGTAAATGGTCATACCTCTAATATAAGCATTCCCCATAATAGATCAGTGACAACCCCAAAGCAGGTTGCTTCTTTTAATGCCGACTCTTCTTCTCCAAGCTTAGAGGAAAATTCTAAGAGCAGATTCAGAAGCAGTGAGCATGAAAATTTGGATCAGGAGGGTAGTGAAAAAGTTGCCAATTGCAGAGAAAAGGGTACAGGTGTTCAAATAAACAGTAATGAAAGTGATTTTGACATCTATTCTGGAAACATTACATCTGTAGGTAGAGACTACCTCGACAATAATCCAAGATTTGGTTTGGAAACCAAAGACAACTTAAGTGAGAGATCTGAGGAAGTAGATAAAAGTCTGCAGGAGGGGGGAAGTGATGCGTATTACAGTTCCATTGAGGATAAGGATGGAAATGAATCATTGCATTTTGATGAGCTGTATCTTGTTGAAGATGAATCAATGGTGCAATATGCAAAAGACCAAGCTTTAGTGGGTagcaatttatattttttgggtGGGTCAGATAATGGTATGAAAGGTAgttttatgaaaaatgaaagattaaAGCATGTTAAGTCTGTAAGGTCATCAGCAGACTCAGTTAGGAGTATTGGGCCACTTGGTAACAATCATCACGCTGAGGTAAAGGAAAATGGTGTTAATGGAGATGTCCAAAATAATGGAGGGAATATTCAAAGCAGTGACAGAAAAGATGCCAAGGTTTATCCAAGGGAAGCCAGAAATGCCATTTTAGACAGCAAGATTGAACAAATGGAAAACAAGATAAAGATGCTTGAGGGGGAGTTAAGAGAAGCTGCTGCTATTGAGGCTGCTTTATTTTCAGTAGTTTCCGAACATGGAAGCTCAATGAGTAAAGTTCATGCCCCAGCTCGGCGCCTTTCCAGGCTGTACCTTCATGCTTGTAAAGAAAATCTTCAAGCAAGAAGGGTTGGGGCTGCTAGAAGTGCTGTTTCAGGATTAGTCCTCGTTGCGAAGGCCTGTGGAAATGATGTCCCAAG GTTGACATTTTGGCTGTCTAATTCTATTGTGCTGAGAACAATTATAAGCAAAACTACCAAAGACGTGACAACATCTAATACTTCTGGATCTAGAACAAAAAGGAAGAATGGAGAGGTGAAAGTTGGAAAGGTAACACAACCACTAATATGGAGAGGGTTCTCTCCTAGGAAAAACGATTACATGGCTTTTGAGAATGGAGGTATAGGTAACTGGGATGACCCAAATGTGTTCACCTCAGCACTGGAAAAGGTAGAAGCTTGGATCTTTTCTCGCATTGTGGAATCTATTTGGTGGCAG TCTTTGACTCCATGTATGCAGAATTCTGATGCCAAGGTCACTCGTAAAGATTCttcaaaaaactataaaaatatgtCTGGCTCATGTGACCAAGATAAGGAAAATTTATCGCTAGATATTTGGAAGAATGCTTTTAGAGAAGCCTGTGAAAGGCTATGTCCTATCCGCGCTGGAGGGCACGAGTGTGGTTGTTTGTCTGTGCTGCCTAGATTG ATAATGGAGCAGTGTGTGGCAAGATTGGATGTTGCTATGTTCAATGCCATTCTTCGGGAGTCTGATGATGGTATTCCAACAGATCCTGTATCTGATCCCATTGGTGATCCCAAGGTTCTCCCCATTCCACCCGGTAAATTGAGCTTTGGATCTGGTGCACAGCTAAAAACTGCG ATTGGTAACTGGTCTAGATGGCTAACTGACCTATTTGGTCTGGATGATGATGATTCACATGATAGAGATGACGATGACCTTGACAGCAATGATGGAAGTCAAAATTCATCCTTCAAATCCTTCCATCTTCTTAATGCATTAAGCGACCTTCTAATGCTTCCTAAGGATATGTTGTTAAATGCATCCATTAGGAAAGAG GTGTGCCCAATGTTTACTGCACCTCTAATCATGAGGATACTAGACAATTTTGTCCCAGATGAGTTTTGTCCTGATCCAATTCCTGATGATGTTTTTGAAGCTCTGGATTCACAg CAGGATGATCTTGATGATGGAAATGAGTCTATCAACAATTTCCCATGCATTGCAACTCCCATTGCATATTCACCTCCACCAGCAACTACCATTACAAGCATTACGGGTGAGATTGGAAGTGAGTCTCAGCTTAGAAGAAGCAAATCTTCCATTGTTAGGAAGTCATACACGAGCGATGATGAACTCGATGAACTAAACTATCCATTATCTTTAATATTGAATAGTGGCTCCGCACCAGCATCAACAAAGTCCAATTGCAAGTGGAAAGAGAGTCGCGATGAATCTGCCATTAGATTTGAACTTCTTAGGGATGTTTGGATGAACAGTGAATGA
- the LOC108328815 gene encoding putative calcium-binding protein CML19 translates to MMNKLKQYERLFKQFDENGDGKISACELKQCVEAMGEELSAEDAAASVTLLDADGDGLVGFDDFVRFVEGGKEEEKENDLREAFKMYEMDESGCITPRSLKRMLSRLGESTTIDECQLMIARFDLDGDGVLTFHEFKVMML, encoded by the coding sequence ATGATGAACAAGCTAAAGCAATATGAACGTTTATTCAAGCAGTTTGACGAGAATGGTGACGGGAAGATATCGGCGTGTGAGCTCAAACAATGCGTGGAGGCGATGGGTGAGGAGTTGTCCGCTGAGGATGCGGCAGCGAGTGTGACTTTGCTGGACGCGGACGGAGATGGGTTGGTGGGATTTGATGATTTTGTGAGGTTTGTGGAGGGAgggaaggaagaagagaaagagaatgaCCTAAGAGAAGCTTTTAAGATGTATGAGATGGATGAGAGTGGTTGCATCACACCCAGGAGTCTTAAAAGGATGCTTAGTAGATTGGGTGAATCCACGACTATAGATGAGTGTCAACTTATGATAGCTAGATTTGATCTTGACGGAGATGGGGTCCTCACATTCCATGAATTTAAGGTCATGATGTTGTAG
- the LOC108329312 gene encoding uncharacterized protein LOC108329312 isoform X2, with translation MKGKNRRSGGGVHMEYLIHIQEIKPWPPSQSLRSLRSVLIQWENGERASGSTALVSPSLGPSSVAGEGKLEFNESFKLPVTLSRDMSIRNSTAEVFQKNCLEFHLYETRRDKTVKGQLLGTAIIDLADCGVLRETLSIRTPLNCQRNYRNMDQPLLFVQIEPVEKSHPRSSLKDSLSKVEPKDNNGNESVSSLMNGEYAEEAEVASFTDDDVSSHSSAAAVTTSSDVSSHSSVAAVTTSTESSACMPPEQENGPNGSLQNSGANDKGYHPLASETRVEKLNVMEQDAHETLERSSSYVSSMDVFSEVGSPVNGHTSNISIPHNRSVTTPKQVASFNADSSSPSLEENSKSRFRSSEHENLDQEGSEKVANCREKGTGVQINSNESDFDIYSGNITSVGRDYLDNNPRFGLETKDNLSERSEEVDKSLQEGGSDAYYSSIEDKDGNESLHFDELYLVEDESMVQYAKDQALVGSNLYFLGGSDNGMKGSFMKNERLKHVKSVRSSADSVRSIGPLGNNHHAEVKENGVNGDVQNNGGNIQSSDRKDAKVYPREARNAILDSKIEQMENKIKMLEGELREAAAIEAALFSVVSEHGSSMSKVHAPARRLSRLYLHACKENLQARRVGAARSAVSGLVLVAKACGNDVPRLTFWLSNSIVLRTIISKTTKDVTTSNTSGSRTKRKNGEVKVGKVTQPLIWRGFSPRKNDYMAFENGGIGNWDDPNVFTSALEKVEAWIFSRIVESIWWQSLTPCMQNSDAKVTRKDSSKNYKNMSGSCDQDKENLSLDIWKNAFREACERLCPIRAGGHECGCLSVLPRLIMEQCVARLDVAMFNAILRESDDGIPTDPVSDPIGDPKVLPIPPGKLSFGSGAQLKTAIGNWSRWLTDLFGLDDDDSHDRDDDDLDSNDGSQNSSFKSFHLLNALSDLLMLPKDMLLNASIRKEVCPMFTAPLIMRILDNFVPDEFCPDPIPDDVFEALDSQDDLDDGNESINNFPCIATPIAYSPPPATTITSITGEIGSESQLRRSKSSIVRKSYTSDDELDELNYPLSLILNSGSAPASTKSNCKWKESRDESAIRFELLRDVWMNSE, from the exons ATGAAAGGAAAGAACAGGAGAAGTGGTGGTGGTGTCCATATGGAATACCTAATTCACATTCAGGAGATAAAGCCTTGGCCCCCTTCGCAATCTCTCAGATCACTTCGTTCTGTATTGATACAATGGGAGAATGGTGAACGCGCTTCAGGGTCTACTGCTCTTGTTTCCCCTTCTCTCGGTCCTAGTTCTGTTGCTGGTGAAGGAAAGCTCGAGTTTAATGAATCATTTAAGCTTCCTGTAACTCTGTCAAGGGATATGTCTATCAGAAATAGTACTGCTGAGGTGTTCCAAAAGAATTGCTTGGAGTTCCACTTGTACGAGACTCGAAGAGACAAAACTGTTAAAGGGCAGTTACTGGGGACTGCCATCATAGACTTGGCAGATTGTGGTGTACTAAGAGAGACTTTGAGCATTCGTACACCATTGAACTGCCAGAGGAACTACAGAAACATGGATCAGCCACTTTTGTTCGTTCAAATTGAGCCTGTTGAAAAGAGTCACCCTAGATCTTCTTTGAAAGACAGCTTGTCAAAGGTGGAGCCAAAGGACAATAATGGCAATGAATCTGTATCATCATTGATGAATGGAGAGTATGCTGAGGAAGCTGAGGTTGCCTCTTTTACTGATGATGATGTTTCCTCTCATTCATCTGCGGCTGCAGTCACTACTTCCTCTGATGTTTCCTCTCATTCATCTGTGGCTGCAGTCACTACTTCCACTGAGTCTAGCGCATGTATGCCTCCTGAACAGGAG AATGGACCAAATGGATCATTGCAAAACAGTGGTGCAAATGACAAGGGGTATCATCCCTTGGCCTCAGAGACAAGAGTTGAGAAGTTGAATGTGATGGAGCAAGATGCACATGAGACACTGGAGAGGAGTTCTTCCTATGTGTCATCCATGGATGTGTTCTCAGAAGTTGGGAGTCCAGTAAATGGTCATACCTCTAATATAAGCATTCCCCATAATAGATCAGTGACAACCCCAAAGCAGGTTGCTTCTTTTAATGCCGACTCTTCTTCTCCAAGCTTAGAGGAAAATTCTAAGAGCAGATTCAGAAGCAGTGAGCATGAAAATTTGGATCAGGAGGGTAGTGAAAAAGTTGCCAATTGCAGAGAAAAGGGTACAGGTGTTCAAATAAACAGTAATGAAAGTGATTTTGACATCTATTCTGGAAACATTACATCTGTAGGTAGAGACTACCTCGACAATAATCCAAGATTTGGTTTGGAAACCAAAGACAACTTAAGTGAGAGATCTGAGGAAGTAGATAAAAGTCTGCAGGAGGGGGGAAGTGATGCGTATTACAGTTCCATTGAGGATAAGGATGGAAATGAATCATTGCATTTTGATGAGCTGTATCTTGTTGAAGATGAATCAATGGTGCAATATGCAAAAGACCAAGCTTTAGTGGGTagcaatttatattttttgggtGGGTCAGATAATGGTATGAAAGGTAgttttatgaaaaatgaaagattaaAGCATGTTAAGTCTGTAAGGTCATCAGCAGACTCAGTTAGGAGTATTGGGCCACTTGGTAACAATCATCACGCTGAGGTAAAGGAAAATGGTGTTAATGGAGATGTCCAAAATAATGGAGGGAATATTCAAAGCAGTGACAGAAAAGATGCCAAGGTTTATCCAAGGGAAGCCAGAAATGCCATTTTAGACAGCAAGATTGAACAAATGGAAAACAAGATAAAGATGCTTGAGGGGGAGTTAAGAGAAGCTGCTGCTATTGAGGCTGCTTTATTTTCAGTAGTTTCCGAACATGGAAGCTCAATGAGTAAAGTTCATGCCCCAGCTCGGCGCCTTTCCAGGCTGTACCTTCATGCTTGTAAAGAAAATCTTCAAGCAAGAAGGGTTGGGGCTGCTAGAAGTGCTGTTTCAGGATTAGTCCTCGTTGCGAAGGCCTGTGGAAATGATGTCCCAAG GTTGACATTTTGGCTGTCTAATTCTATTGTGCTGAGAACAATTATAAGCAAAACTACCAAAGACGTGACAACATCTAATACTTCTGGATCTAGAACAAAAAGGAAGAATGGAGAGGTGAAAGTTGGAAAGGTAACACAACCACTAATATGGAGAGGGTTCTCTCCTAGGAAAAACGATTACATGGCTTTTGAGAATGGAGGTATAGGTAACTGGGATGACCCAAATGTGTTCACCTCAGCACTGGAAAAGGTAGAAGCTTGGATCTTTTCTCGCATTGTGGAATCTATTTGGTGGCAG TCTTTGACTCCATGTATGCAGAATTCTGATGCCAAGGTCACTCGTAAAGATTCttcaaaaaactataaaaatatgtCTGGCTCATGTGACCAAGATAAGGAAAATTTATCGCTAGATATTTGGAAGAATGCTTTTAGAGAAGCCTGTGAAAGGCTATGTCCTATCCGCGCTGGAGGGCACGAGTGTGGTTGTTTGTCTGTGCTGCCTAGATTG ATAATGGAGCAGTGTGTGGCAAGATTGGATGTTGCTATGTTCAATGCCATTCTTCGGGAGTCTGATGATGGTATTCCAACAGATCCTGTATCTGATCCCATTGGTGATCCCAAGGTTCTCCCCATTCCACCCGGTAAATTGAGCTTTGGATCTGGTGCACAGCTAAAAACTGCG ATTGGTAACTGGTCTAGATGGCTAACTGACCTATTTGGTCTGGATGATGATGATTCACATGATAGAGATGACGATGACCTTGACAGCAATGATGGAAGTCAAAATTCATCCTTCAAATCCTTCCATCTTCTTAATGCATTAAGCGACCTTCTAATGCTTCCTAAGGATATGTTGTTAAATGCATCCATTAGGAAAGAG GTGTGCCCAATGTTTACTGCACCTCTAATCATGAGGATACTAGACAATTTTGTCCCAGATGAGTTTTGTCCTGATCCAATTCCTGATGATGTTTTTGAAGCTCTGGATTCACAg GATGATCTTGATGATGGAAATGAGTCTATCAACAATTTCCCATGCATTGCAACTCCCATTGCATATTCACCTCCACCAGCAACTACCATTACAAGCATTACGGGTGAGATTGGAAGTGAGTCTCAGCTTAGAAGAAGCAAATCTTCCATTGTTAGGAAGTCATACACGAGCGATGATGAACTCGATGAACTAAACTATCCATTATCTTTAATATTGAATAGTGGCTCCGCACCAGCATCAACAAAGTCCAATTGCAAGTGGAAAGAGAGTCGCGATGAATCTGCCATTAGATTTGAACTTCTTAGGGATGTTTGGATGAACAGTGAATGA
- the LOC108327975 gene encoding probable adenylate kinase 7, mitochondrial, whose product MAAIARLRVAAVPLRALVLRRNRGFGSAAAAQCYYEDDEEEECAARGMLDAQDCKPERGVQWVMIGEPGTRRNLFAQRLSKLLEVPHISMATLLSQDLNPRSYLYHQIANALDHGKLVPQEIIFGLLKKRLDDGYSRGETGFILDGFPRTRVQAEILDHIAHVDLVVNFKSSQEELVKKNFGNRKFNSRQEYILMTSSRNPTKQLPDDNQSHEDECKLLEDYYRKQKKLLNFELAGGHGETWQGLLAALHLQHINALSSSQKLTA is encoded by the exons ATGGCCGCAATCGCACGACTCAGGGTCGCCGCGGTGCCGCTGAGGGCCCTCGTGCTCCGGCGTAACCGGGGGTTTGGATCGGCGGCCGCTGCACAGTGCTACTACGAGGATGACGAGGAAGAGGAGTGCGCGGCACGCGGCATGCTTGACGCACAGGATTGCAAGCCGGAGCGCGGAGTGCAGTGGGTGATGATAGGGGAGCCTGGAACTAGGAGGAACCTCTTCGCGCAGAGGCTCTCGAAGCTTCTAGAAGTTCCTCACATTTCCATGGCTACGCTCCTCAGCCAGGACCTCAACCCTCGCTCCTACCTCTATCACCAa ATAGCAAATGCCTTAGATCATGGAAAACTTGTCCCACAGGAAATTATTTTTGGGCTGCTAAAGAAGAGACTGGACGATGGGTACTCAAGAGGTGAAACTGGGTTTATTCTTGATGGTTTCCCTCGAACAAGGGTCCAAGCT GAGATCCTTGATCACATTGCTCATGTTGATCTGGTGGTGAACTTCAAAAGTTCCCAAGAGGAATTAGTTAAAAAGAATTTTGGAAATCGAAAATTTAATTCTCGCCAAGAATATATTCTTATGACCAGCTCCAGGAACCCAACGAAACAATTGCCTGATGATAATCAAAGTCATGAAGACGAG tGCAAGCTATTGGAAGATTACTACAGGAAGCAGAAGAAACTTCTGAACTTTGAATTAGCAGGTGGACATGGTGAAACCTGGCAGGGACTTCTAGCTGCGCTACATCTTCAGCATATTAATGCTCTTAGCTCTTCACAGAAGTTAACGGCGTGA